CAACTTTAGCAAAGGTCCGAGGTTCTTGTAGGGAAGTTAAAGAAGCCACAAAGGATTGAAAATCAGTGGAACATGGCTAcagaaattgataattatggtGGCACACAAAGTCATCCAACTAGAGTGGTCTGCGGGATGCTCTGGTTGATCTTCATGGTGTCATTTGAGAAGGTTGTTGAGACTGGGCAACAATATCATTCTGCAAATTGTCACCATCTATCACAGATTCTGAATTTGGTGATGTTGAGACCACATTTGGGGATAAGTTGGGCGAAACAGAGTGTTCATCCTCAAGTCCCATTGGCACTGCAGGTTAAAGACATTCCACACGATCTGTAGGCTGCTTCTTTGCAAATGGAAATGCTAATTCGTGAAATATTACATCTCGAGAGGTGAAGAGAGTATGATCTTCCAAATCATACACTTTATATCCCTTTTGCGTCAAAGAGTATCCAAGGAATATACACCTATGAGCCCTCTTGTGAAATTTTAACTTGTGTGGATCAATATTCGTAGCAAAACAGAGGCATCCAAACACCCGGAGATGAGTATATGTAGGGGGTCGTCCCAACAAAAGTTCAAAGGGAGTGCTCTAGTTCAAAGTATGCGTGGGTGTTCTGTTTATAATGTATGTCGCAGCAAGCATGGATTCCCCCCAAAAATGGTTGCAAGGGTTTGACTGGGGCTGATCATTTTGGCCATGAGGAATAGTGGAGGAGTCATAGGAAGTGGATAGAGATAAGGAATTGACCTAATTTAGTAGGTAATCCTTCCTTTACTCCCAACTTAATACGAACTTTTTCCATAATCCTACTTAATACTAGTTAGCCGAATTCTTGCTCGCCTAAGGGGCTGATTTTTGTTCATCATTGTCTCCAATCTCTCATGTTCTTCTTCATTTACACCCAAGTCAAGAATTAGATAGATCGGAGAAATATACTCAGCAATAGTTTAGTTTTTCGATCTCTCTTTCTAGATTTATTTCTTGCTAGCACGAGGACAAATTTCATATTCCTGGTGGTGGTGTGGTGGGCAATATTAGAGGGCTCCTATGTTGGAATCTTACATTGACACATGTTGGAAAGGAGTTCAATGCATGTacttaattaaagaaaatgaccAGAGTAATGTTTATCGTTTAAATATTGCTTTTCGTTTTCTCCATAGCTTACAACGTGgatcttttacttttttatttctggGTTGATACACCGATAGCCCAAGAATGTTCAAGGATACACCCCTTTAAcgtcttttgtttcttttatgttttgtgCTTCCACCGGATCGATCAACTCCCTTTCATATTGATAGGATTTCCCTTGGAAATTCAGGACCTTCGGGTTGTGTTGGAATCATTCTCGATTCCAGCTCTGGGTTTGTTATTGCATTTTCAGCAGTCATAAGCATGAACACAAATAATATTGCCGAATGTTGCGCTTTAAGGAATGGCCTTGTGGTGGcaaatctcaaaatattaagaaactgataattgaaacaaattctaaatttctgcttctttcttttatgtaGAAAAGACAAAACTTCCGAGGTTCTAATATCTTTGCTTTGCGATTATTGGCACTTTTAATGATACGGAAGCCAATCGAGCTGCCAATATTTTTGCCCTAACGGCAGCAGATCACAGAACACCGATGCAGATCTTCTTTTTTGTGCCTTCTTTTGATGAAGTCATTGTACTGTCTgatccttattttttatgtataagaCACATTCGAGGCgtgacaaaaatataataattaaatatcatttaataaaaaaatattatttcaggaaaaataattacgataaaaaataaataattttgaatgagAATATTTAGAGtaggaaaaagataaaaaattacctaaaataattagctatttaaaaaaattatttttacaactTGTATATAATTGGGGATACGTGGAAGTTAGGttgttcaaaagaaaagaaaaaacaaaaacaaaagaccaaaaataaGGAAGATACTAAAGAGACGCTTTCCTTTAATTTAAAGTACAAATTAAGTGAGACACCAAAAGAGTGCTTTCACATTATTTATAGTACAGATAGAcactaaactttttttttttttaaaaaaaaaggttactAGTTGATGTTGCCATATGAGTATTGTGAAAGATATAGTGGGTACATTAGTATAATTTCTTGATTACCAATTATGGATAATTGCTTTATAAATAATGCAATTAGAGACGCAATGTTAATAAACTATTTGAATAACTGAAACTCACAATTtgtaaatttaccatacaaatgcatgggtacatttgggtcaactttcgtggaattctcagaatgttcaaaatttagctgttttgcacgagtttattaaagcaagtttattttttttgttgttagtataaatgggaaacaaacatgctttaataaaaccgcgtagaacagctaaattttgaacgttctcagaattgcacgaaacttgacttaAAAGTTGTTTTAAGCATAATTTGCTAAACCTGACCgatgcatttctgtggtaaatttgttaatcataataataactacgagttGATATAAAACAGAAAgttgactcaaacgttggtctagacccaagcatttgtgtagtaaatttgctaaagcgtaataataactacaagttagtgtaaaagggaaacaaacttgctttaataaaaatgtgcaaaatagctaaattttgaacgttctcaagattcaacgaaacatgacccaaacgttggtataaaCCTAAGTATTTCTGTTGTAAactttctaagcgtaataataactacaacttagtataaaagggaaaacaaacttgctttaataaaatcgtgcaaaccagctaaattttgaacgttttctcagaattccacgaaatttgaccaaaatgtaggtctagacccttgcatttgtgtggtaaatttgctaagcttaataataactactagatagaataaatggaaaacaaacttgctttaataaaactgtgcaaaacagctaaattttgaacgttctcaaaattccacgaaacctgacccaaacgtttgtgcagacccaagcatttgtgtggtaaatttcctaaacgtaataataactacaagttagtgtaaaagggaaacaaacttgctttaataaaaatgtgcaaaatagctaaattttgaacgttctcaagattcaacgaaacatgacccaaacgttggtataaaCCTAAGTATTTCTGTTGTAAactttctaagcgtaataataactacaacttagtataaaagggaaaacaaacttgctttaataaaaccgtgcaaaacagctagatttttaacgttctcagaatNNNNNNNNNNNNNNNNNNNNNNNNNNNNNNNNNNNNNNNNNNNNNNNNNNNNNNNNNNNNNNNNNNNNNNNNNNNNNNNNNNNNNNNNNNNNNNNNNNNNNNNNNNNNNNNNNNNNNNNNNNNNNNNNNNNNNNNNNNNNNNNNNNNNNNNNNNNNNNNNNNNNNNNNNNNNNNNNNNNNNNNNNNNNNNNNNNNNNNNNNNNNNNNNNNNNNNNNNNNNNNNNNNNNNNNNNNNNNNNNNNNNNNNNNNNNNNNNNNNNNNNNNNNNNNNNNNNNNNNNNNNNNNNNNNNNNNNNNNNNNNNNGCAAATGCAtgtttttttcaacaaatatatttacataaaaacaaaCGGAATCAACTGAACACATAAATGAGGTAGATAGTATTGGTTAAACCTGACTGATATCTCCACCAGATTTTGCACCATACTTTGTGATATCATATGTCATGGGCCCCTGAGCGTTAACATTTATTGCCAACAAAGGCAAAAATAAGAGAATTGTAATGAAGTTTATTGCCATTGCCTTCTAAagtttttattgatgttgatgtagttaataattcGAGTTCTTTGCATACatcaattatgaatttatagtAATAGTAGACCATTCAGAGCCATCGGTTACTGATCATGACTACTTTTCAGGAATAGAgattactttattttgaacAAGTTTGTCGTACCTACAAAGCACCATCTTTGAACACATGTAATTAACAATTCTATGAATAAAGTTTTTACATTGCCTAATTTTTTactgttttatatatatatatataaattatagtcctatgataaaataaaaatttatttaattgcatATACCAAAGTGAGTTAAGGCTAGTGTTTTATCATATGTGAATTTTGAACAAACTTAGCTTTTTGTAGGAATCTAACAAAAACTaatatagattaatttatatctattttcatattatactatattatagaaatttattattattaataataattagtatctaagttatttttttaattataaaagtttgGGTAACATGAAATGTATtaggtttatttatttatttatttttagtgtcTAAGTTTTGCCTGATATGCAAAATAGATATGAATCTAATtctatatatctaatttatgGGGTGGAAAATGAGCCACACCTGCTCCCAAGCTTGGTGAACTGGCTCATATAAAGCTCAACTAGAGCTCGAACATTTCGAGCTCCAGCTGCCTGCTTCTTGATTAGCCGAGCTCATGccaatgtatttttattcgaAATTTTAAGATTCGGCTCGTGAgtctttttttacttttctttaaattttaaatactattatatatttaactacatTATAATAGTTTATTAGGTTAATATACAgatatttacaatatattagaattatgcTCAAGCCGATCTcatattttaactttagatCATCATAAAAGTTTGGTATTtcaatatctatataaaaGTAAGCATAATCagtaatttagtattttatttaattatgtctAAATTacaatctaatatatatattatacatttgaatttgttgttataatcaattgatattttatatatttagtttggAGTATTTATTTGTACCAAGATTATGTGTACGCACttggataattttatgtaaactctccatatatttactaattatgttACCACTAAACTAGTAGTAAacatattagaaaataatatgaagTTGTACTACCATaccataattttgtttaacacTTTCATTCTTCGATAGAATTACGACAGGCTTTCATAGGTTTGAAGCCTATTAGTTGTAATTTCTTCGATAGAATTACGACAGGCTTTCATAGGTTTGAAGCCTATCCCcttagttgtaattattctaacTCAATTGAAGATTTAAtcgaatcagtctctatttcttCCTCGTTGATGTTTTTATGTGAGAAAAAGGTTTAAATTGGTATATGGGTACCAAATCACCATAGTAAATTGCATCTAGGATGTCGTCGATGGCttgaaattttagtaattCACCACATTTCTATGCGCAGTCTAGAGACATATGTCCTTTCACTCCGCATGTCCAGCAATTCCTGTCCTTCAAACTTTTATTGGCTCTAATATTGGCTCGTCTGAAAGTTCTCTTTATAGTGGTTCTTCCGTGGATCTCACTTTTGTTTGTCTTGATCCTTCAGATCAAACTCTTATTGGTCCTATTTTCTATCCAGATTTTTATGATTTCGTCTTTGATTTGGACACTCCTGGGGTAGGGGTCACTATTCTGATTCTTCCTCTTACTTGGCTTGCTCGATTATcctataattattgaaaaattatcattatcacAATAGAGAAGGGTTCTTTGATGTTACCTCTCAATCTCTCtctgtattttattaatgaatgtTGGATAACAACAATTCCTTAGTTAGTATTTGAGGAAATACATTCTTCTTGCAAATGAATCCAATTGTCCTTTGGGTACCTTGTATGATTGCATTAACATTCCTTCCATGGACTATAGAGCTTTGCAAGTGGTAGCTAtttctgttgctactccactctaaaagaaaaacttacaaaatcagtaaatatatattcatctacttcAGAAATATTCCTTAGTTTGACGCCAAAAAGAGATTGTGAGTAGTCTCTAGCTTTTCAGCTCTACTTTTTCGAAATATCCATCTCTAGTGAAATGTACCATGATGATCCCTTTTAGTCTTTTAACAATTATGCTATTTAGCTCTCCAGCTAGGATACTTACTTTGGTGTCTTCAGGGGTATTATCCCAATCGATCTTGATAGAATTCTCCAAGCTTAATGTCGATAGTCGCATGAAGCTTTCCTCATCGAGTTTGAACGTAGTTGTTGTTATATTAAGGATTGTAACCCATTCGTCAGTCAGTTTCTCAATGTTTCGGAAGTCAATAACATCTAGGTTGAGTATAGTGCCATAAGGATATTGAAGGCTGGAGCGTTTTCCTTACCCAAGGTGTAATTTTTAGGCACTATTATGGAATTTCGTCCtagattttttcttaatctaGTTCGCAGAAAGATCGGGATGGTGTTGGTATAGAAATCCGTACTTTCTCTGATTGGATGATCTAGTAAAGGATCATTTGAACCTGTACTTCCCTCGGGTGATGGTAGTGCTAGAGTGATTTCGTTATTTTGGACACTGACCGAATCCATAATCCCATGTTCGGAAAAGGATTCTGCAAACTCCTATAGATTCGATATATCTACCCTTGATAcctcaattattttatggatCTGATACCTTCAAACATTAGATCCTTTCGGATCTTAGGCTCTGAAATCTCCTTCGCCTTTCCCTTTTCCTCTATAAGACTTGAGTTAATCCTTCTCAGACTattgtcaaatttttcaagaattttcataagaaaattCCTTTAATGTGCTTCCaagatttgaaaatattccctGTTGTCATTGTAACTTGTACTTTCATTTGATTCCATACTTTGAACTCTCATCCATTAGTggttaatttatcaaatatgtaatatGAACAAGTTTTACTTCAATAAGCCTATTCGCTTATACCATTtggaatgagaatggaattagGATGCATATAGAAATGAAATTGGactaaatgttatttttacaaaagttACGTGACTAAATCTATTGGTCTGAAAAGTAAAGGACCCAAGTTAGAACTACCCCAACCTAGGGGACCACATATgctatttttcattaaattaattatttgcattttttgctttttctattggatatttaatttaactaaattaaataataagccCAACTGAGTTTGTTATTGGgctcaatttaatttgttgggCAAAATAATCTAGTCCGACCAAATGCACCATGTTGATGTTTTCTAGGTCAACCTACCTTATATAGAGAGTAAAAACGGTTGCTAGGGTTTGATTGGGGTTGATCGTTTTGGCCATGAGTAGTAGTGGAGGAGTCATAGAAAGTTGGTAGAGATAAGGAAGTAACCTAGTTGACTAGATTTGTTTCTTCCAAGCACGAGGACAACTTCCATATTCCTTGTGGTCGTGTGGACGATATTAGAGGTCTCCTATGTTGAAATCTTATGTGGACGTACACCGGAAAGGAGTTGAATGCATGTAACAGATTAAAGAAAATGACCAGAGTAATGTTTATCGTTTAAATATTGCTTCTCATTTTCTCCATAGCCTATAACATGGatattttactttcttatTTCTGGGTTTATACACCGATAGCCCGGGAAGATTCAATGCTACACCCTTTAAATAtcgttcatttattttattttttgcttttttgctCTTTCGCCGCGCTCCTGAGTTGTCCCACTCTATTTCATATCGATTGCTTTTTCCTCGGAAATCCGTGACCTTCGGGTTGTGCTGGAATCTTTAGTGATTCCAAGTCCAGGTTTGTTATTGCGTTTTAAGCAGTCATAAGCATGAACACAACTAATATTGCTGGTAGTGCTGGAAGTTAGGttgttcaaaagaaaagaaaaaacaaaaacaaaagaccaaaaataaGGAAGATACTAAAGAGACGTTTTTCCTTAATTTATAGTACAAATTAAGTGAGACACCAAAAGAGTGCTTTCACATTATTTATAGTACAGATAGAcactaaactttttttttttttttttaaaaaaggttACTAGTTGATGTTGCCATATGAGTATTGTGAAAGATATAGTGGGTACATTAGTATAATTTCTTGATTACCAATTATGGATAACTGCTTTATAAATAATGCAATTAGAGACGCAATGTTAATAAACTATTTGAATAACTGAAACTCACAATTTGTTCCCCTTGTTTCACTAACTATCACAATTTGATGACGATAATTACACGTTTTAAGCAGGTGCCTAATAGTATACTGATCCATCCACTTGAAAATTTAGatagttgaaaaattttaaatatgatttacaATTAGTCACACGAATACTTAACGTACAtcaataatttacttaatagCAAAGTTGTCATCTAAAAGAACTCACAGGTTTAGGAAGTgctccaattttatttttacattgttCATCATGTCAGGGGAAAATAAAAGTGGGTCACTTCTCTTATGAGCTAAACTCCCAATAAATTGTAGTTAGTCTTCAAGAGGctaattgaaacaaaaattttattctcaACTAAAAAGTATATGAAATTGATGTGAAAGAAACTGATTAAGCAGACTGGGCAGTAGTGGCACACACTGGTGGATTCTGCTTGCCGACAAATTTGGGTTTGACATTGGCACATTTGGTGGTGATAGGACCTTGATTTCCATTATATGTAAGATCAATGTCACCCACCTCTACATTCTCGCATGGCTTAAGACCACTGCAAATAAACGTCACCGCCTCTGCAGTATTTGTCGTGCCCCGTACGTTCTTAATGCTGACGTTAGTGATCTTGATAGATGATGGTCTCTGTAAAAtaatcaacaaataaaatataatcagtaTACTAAGagtctaaattattttaaaatgaagggTTAGAAAATTTGGATcacaaattgagaaacttaCATCTTTTTTGCAAAGATTGTGTGGACAATATTCTTGATCAATGATAATGGGACTGCTAACATTATCCATGATTAAATCTTCAAAATGCAAATCACTGACAGTCAACGTTGCTGGGGCAGAGGGCCATGTCTTCACCCTGACGCCATTTGTTGTGCCAATAAAGGTGCAATTTGTCACATATATCCCTTGCACATCCTTTTCTTCTGCATACCCACCAAGGCTTCCAACGCTAATACCGTGTCCTGGACCACAAGTTACATTCTGGATGTGAATTTCTTTGCTCTCGTCTCCAATTGAGACACAATCGTCTCCTGTTTTTATGATGGAATCTTTGATATTGATCATCGTGTCACGACCCAGATGGATACCATCAGTGTTTGGGCTATCTCCAGGGGCTGAAACTGTGAATCGGAGGAACGTCACATTATGGCTCGATATACAATTCACGTGGAAATTCTTGCTATCTTTTGTGGTCACATCACGAATTATGGAGTTGTTGACGAAATTGAAGCTAAGATTCTGCACAAAGCATGTGATTATGGGTTGTTAATTTGTATACCTATtctatttgaaataattgagGATATACAGGGAGGTAGGACTTACCATGGGAAGCTTGGcacaatttctatttttgtggCAATCGTTTTGCTTCCAGGCTTCTTGTCCTTGACCATCAAAAACTCCACCACCTGATAGGGTGAAATAATTGACATAATTGATAGTGATCCATTCACCTTCTTTATTAGGCAATTGACCGGGATTAGGATTGGCTTGCAAGGTTCCTTGGACTTGAAGCTCGAGAGGGGCCTTATTGGGGCCTAATAGTTTCACTTGACTAAGAGACCAGGTTCCTCGTGGTACCACTATTGTGCTTGGGGAAGTTGAATTGCATGCCTCCTTCCAAGCATCCATTAGAGCCTAACATGCAAATGCAtgtttttttcaacaaatatatttacataaaaacaaaCGGAATCAACTGAACACATAAATGAGGTAGATAGTATTGGTTAAACCTGACTGATATCTCCACCAGATTTTGCACCATACTTTGTGATATCATATGTCATGGGCCCCTGAGCGTTAACATTTATTGCCAACAAAGgcaaaaagaagagaattgtaatgaaatttattgcCATTGCCTTCTAAagtttttattgatgttgatttagttaataattcgAGTTCTTTGCATACatcaattatgaatttatagtAATAGTAGACCATTCAGAGCCATCGGTTACTGATCATGACTACTTTTCAGGAATAGAgattactttattttgaacAAGTTTGTCGTACCTACAAAGCACCATCTTTGAACACATGTAATTAACAATTCTATGAATAAAGTTTTTACATTGCCTAATTTTTTactgttttatatatatatatataaattatagtcctatgataaaataaaaatttatttaattgcatATACCAAAGTGAGTTAAGGCTAGTGTTTTATCATATGTGAATTTTGAACAAACTTAGCTTTTTGTAGGAATCTAACAAAAACTaatatagattaatttatatctattttcatattatactatattatagaaatttattattattaataataattagtatctaagttatttttttaattataaaagtttgGGTAACATGAAATGTATtaggtttatttatttatttatttttagtgtcTAAGTTTTGCCTGATATGCAAAATAGATATGAATCTAATtctatatatctaatttatgGGGTGGAAAATGAGCCACACCTGCTCCCAAGCTTGGTGAACTGGCTCATATAAAGCTCAACTAGAGCTCGAACATTTCGAGCTCCAGCTGCCTGCTTCTTGATTAGCCGAGCTCATGccaatgtatttttattcgaAATTTTAAGATTCGGCTCGTGAgtctttttttacttttctttaaattttaaatactattatatatttaactacatTATAATAGTTTATTAGGTTAATATACAgatatttacaatatattagaattatgcTCAAGCCGATCTcatattttaactttagatCATCATAAAAGTTTGGTATTtcaatatctatataaaaGTAAGCATAATCagtaatttagtattttatttaattatgtctAAATTacaatctaatatatatatattatacatttgaatttgttgttataatcaattgatatatatttagtttagTTTGGAGTATTTATTTGTACCAAGATTATGTGTACGCACttggataattttatgtaaactctccatatatttactaattatgttACCACTAAACTAGTAGTAAacatattagaaaataatatgaagTTGTATGATCCTaccataattttgtttaacacTTTCATTCTTCGAAAGAATTACGACAGGCTTTCATAGGTTTGAAGCCTATCCCcttagttgtaattattctaacTCAATtgaagatttatttgaatcagtctctatttcttCCTTGTTGATGTTTTTATGTGAGAAAAGGTTTAAATTGGTATAGCAGAAAATATAGTAGACCCATGAGACCCGGCTAATATCATAGATTGCTCATGCTAAGAAGATTCTTAGTGACATGAGTGATTGGCTTAGTGGTCGAGTGGGAGGTTGTTAGAATATGCGACCAAAAAGCTAATTGGATTAGCTGTTTGGGGAACTATTCATCAAtgtttatctaaaataatattatcatgaTGAACATAGTAAATGTTTATTAGGCATTAGTGTTTGTTGTCTTCACCACTTATATTGAACAGTGTTTCAAGTCACAACAAACACCCACAGACCGAAAAACTAAACTAGGGGTGTTAGGCTAAGCATAGTTGGCAACAATGaagttaaattttgagattCGATTTGAAACATTCTAAGTTGAGGATTTCGAGATGGGGCTTCGAGAGTCCTATacagacttgcactaagtatttcGATAGTGGGTCAGTTAAAAATTGTCATATGGAACCATTGAGTGAATGGTTGGTATGACAGGAATTCTTGATTTCGATAGTACGGGATAGTCTCCGAACATCAAAAATCATGACAGTCGTCTATATATGaagactgtatcttagatttggcGAGCGGTGAgtatgttgatatatatatatatatatatatatatatatatatatatatggctaTTACAAGCCCTGCCCAGTTCAGgtcggagtatgtagtgaggacgatGTATTCCAAGAAAGAATCAATCCCCTGTTAGTATTATGATAACAAGATCTCCTAAGcactctgagatggtttagactctttAAGTCTATGTCCACAGTGATTGACTGTGGGGGAAGGAAATTTATACGACAATCAGTAGAGTAAACGGATCTCAAATATGAAGAATGGATGTCTAGTCAAGAATGGGAACCAAAGCCTAATTCTATGCCCTAGATTAAGGCCGAAAGACGATTGGCAATAGTACTCGTATCGTATGGAACTCATAGCGTAAATATTTACGCCactattcacctagtctccaGTGTCACTGATGGTTACTAGATGGCCAAACCTGGAAacatactattttttattattgattaataaaaaataattaatttaatttaatttaattaattgtgtaatACAAGCCCAAGTCTATTGATGGCGAACCTAAAGAGTAGCATACAAATCAATGTTAAGTGATGggatcaatttataattaaatctgaAAGAGGAGAATTCATTCAATTGGATTAAACTATACCCTTTGGGAGATGATAGGACCATTTATGTGGAGTTGTTCATTAGATGGATgatccaaaatttaattaactagattaattaaagtttGGAATTGGcctttgaattaatttgattaatttaagaGGTTTGCGCTAATTAGTTAGtgaattggattaattaattaattagtagatagacttaatttgaattcattaattaaaaatggcccaaaaataattagttggattaattatatttgattggacttaattaattaagtgtaATGGATT
Above is a genomic segment from Sesamum indicum cultivar Zhongzhi No. 13 linkage group LG13, S_indicum_v1.0, whole genome shotgun sequence containing:
- the LOC105176078 gene encoding polygalacturonase-like, producing MAINFITILFFLPLLAINVNAQGPMTYDITKYGAKSGGDISQALMDAWKEACNSTSPSTIVVPRGTWSLSQVKLLGPNKAPLELQVQGTLQANPNPGQLPNKEGEWITINYVNYFTLSGGGVFDGQGQEAWKQNDCHKNRNCAKLPMNLSFNFVNNSIIRDVTTKDSKNFHVNCISSHNVTFLRFTVSAPGDSPNTDGIHLGRDTMINIKDSIIKTGDDCVSIGDESKEIHIQNVTCGPGHGISVGSLGGYAEEKDVQGIYVTNCTFIGTTNGVRVKTWPSAPATLTVSDLHFEDLIMDNVSSPIIIDQEYCPHNLCKKDRPSSIKITNVSIKNVRGTTNTAEAVTFICSGLKPCENVEVGDIDLTYNGNQGPITTKCANVKPKFVGKQNPPVCATTAQSA